A part of Danaus plexippus chromosome 27, MEX_DaPlex, whole genome shotgun sequence genomic DNA contains:
- the LOC116775662 gene encoding uncharacterized protein LOC116775662 isoform X1 codes for MVNILEALKSFLHRLLKMFKKKYYWVLTVPVFFFMNVFLCDLLKNRSPNVPNSESVALFIPRQTSDMVTGCQFPNLSPFSKVAMKYDEQMPKVVCYGQDWVVCNMSECRVHEEILQSLKKVVCHYKDIIYVNDNKYEIADPVTRHGDEVYKLNRSDGFKVSCSGISKKWYEIFPKRWFGYKAGIRQIKATQPDENTINVLIVGFDSTSHNGIIRKMPKSYKFLKTEMEAVILNGYNIVGDGTPDALFPILSGMNELQHPPAKRRYSNNIFLDTEPFIFHTAKLNGYETAYFEDMPWVGTFQYRFNGFLRQPADHYLRSFLTEETKSGQKWYSGIQNRYCLGEKPQYLFLLDLTRQFMKLNSKRFCFTFMGDISHDDFNQISTVEDDFVDFLKHVKTNLLEDTLVIVMGDHGQRFGPIRATFEGKVEERMAFMSIILPEKLKRERKDALNYLKQNADVLTTPFDIHTTILDAIGLKQHASDYAVPNSNMKRGLSLLEPISVLRTCADADILPYWCVCMNGDWKTVTKTDPKFTEAGVALLSYVNRATNDLRELCAERKLKLISWVLINENKDSRAGQKITNYQALIITSPGHGIFEGMMEYDNEKDLFLIKSDKDVSRISAYSNEPACISKLHPHLNKYCYCKYLL; via the exons ATGGTCAATATTTTGGAAG CATTAAAAAGTTTCCTTCACCGATTGTTGAAAATGttcaaaaaaaagtattactgGGTTTTAACTGTGCCGGTGTTTTTCtttatgaatgtatttttatgtgatttgCTAAAGAATCGTTCTCCAAATGTACCCAATTCTGAAAGTGTAGCGCTTTT tataCCCAGGCAGACATCTGACATGGTAACGGGATGTCAATTTCCGAATTTAAGTCCTTTTTCAAAGGTCGCTATGAAATACGACGAGCAAATGCCAAAAGTTGTTTGCTATGGCCAAGACTGGGTTGTATGCAAC ATGTCTGAATGTAGAGTACATGAAGAGATACTGCAAAGCTTGAAGAAGGTTGTATGTCactataaagatataatatatgtcaatgataataaatacgaaattGCTGATCCAGTGACACGTCACGGCGACGAGGTTTACAAACTGAATAGAAGCGATGGGTTTAAAGTGTCCTGTAGTGGAATTTCAAAGAAATG GTACGAAATATTCCCAAAGAGATGGTTTGGCTACAAAGCAGGCATCAGACAAATAAAAGCAACACAACCTGACGAAAATACAATAAACGTTTTAATCGTGGGTTTCGATTCAACTTCCCATAACGGTATTATTAGAAAGATGcctaaaagttataaatttttgaagacCGAAATGGAAGCAGTTATACTTAACGG TTACAATATAGTCGGAGACGGTACTCCTGACGCATTGTTCCCAATACTCTCAGGGATGAACGAGTTACAACATCCTCCAGCTAAAAGACGATACTCAAATAACATCTTCCTCGATACTGAACCATTCATATTCCACACGGCAAAACTTAATGg TTATGAAACAGCCTATTTCGAGGATATGCCGTGGGTCGGTACATTTCAGTACAGATTCAATGGATTCCTCCGGCAACCAGCGGATCACTATCTTCGATCCTTCTTAACAGAGGAAACCAAGAGTGGACAGAAGTGGTATTCTGGTATTCAGAATAGATACTGCTTGGGAGAGAAACCACAATACTTATTCCTACTGGATCTTACGAGACAA tttatgaaattaaattcaaagcGTTTCTGCTTTACATTTATGGGCGACATAAGCCACGACGATTTCAATCAGATATCGACAGTCGAAGATGACTTTGTGGACTTTCTGAAACACGTGAAAACAAATCTGTTGGAAGATACCTTAGTCATTGTCATGGGTGATCATGGACAAAG ATTTGGTCCAATACGCGCGACATTCGAAGGAAAAGTTGAAGAAAGGATGGCGTTTATGTCAATAATACTACCAGAGAAACTGAAAAGGGAACGCAAAGAtgcgttaaattatttaaaacagaacGCAGATGTTCTAACAACGCCATTCGACATACACACGACTATATTAGACGCTATTGGCTTGAAACAACACGCCAGTGATTACGCAGTACCAAACTCTAATATGAAGAGAGGGTTAAGTCTATTGGAGccg ATCTCAGTGTTGCGCACGTGTGCCGATGCTGATATACTGCCTTACTGGTGTGTGTGTATGAATGGTGATTGGAAGACAGTTACCAAAACCGATCCCAAGTTCACGGAGGCTGGGGTCGCTCTCCTCTCATACGTGAACAGAGCTACCAATGACCTAAG AGAACTATGCGCTGAAAGAAAACTGAAATTAATCAGCTGGGTGTTAATCAATGAGAACAAAGACTCGCGAGCGGGACAGAAGATTACGAATTACCAGGCATTG ATTATAACAAGTCCAGGGCACGGCATCTTCGAAGGTATGATGGAGTATGATAATGAGAAGGACTTGTTTCTTATAAAGTCTGATAAAGATGTCTCCAGAATATCCGC TTACAGCAATGAACCTGCCTGTATAAGTAAGTTACATCCACACCTGAACAAATATTGTTActgcaaatatttattgtaa
- the LOC116775752 gene encoding endocuticle structural glycoprotein SgAbd-1-like, whose amino-acid sequence MIFSVQKMLFSCVVCGMVLLTAAQNEYLPPSKGYLYPTPSKPFTPVKPTPPPIRTTTPRNGYLPPVTQPSPTPPRPTHEPHHPHHEDHHDHHDHHDHHDHHHHEPGMPFDFAYAVNEDGNDYSHNAKSDGDVTRGEYRIALPDGRTQIVRYTADWKNGFNAEVSYEGEARYPDQPNGFPAGPSKTYVPPNQGYHY is encoded by the exons ATGATCTTCTCCGTCCAGaag ATGCTCTTTTCGTGTGTTGTCTGTGGGATGGTGCTGTTGACGGCCGCTCAAAATGAATATCTGCCACCCAGCAAGGGTTATCTGTATCCGACGCCGAGCAAACCGTTCACACCTGTCAAG CCAACACCTCCACCAATCAGAACGACCACACCCAGAAATGGCTATTTGCCCCCAGTGACACAACCTTCACCAACACCCCCTCGCCCTACTCATGAG CCTCATCATCCACACCATGAAGATCACCATGACCACCATGACCATCATGATCATCATGATCACCATCACCATGAACCTGGTATGCCCTTCGACTTCGCCTACGCTGTCAATGAAGACGGTAATGATTACAGCCACAACGCCAAATCAGACGGTGACGTCACTCGCGGGGAATACAGGATCGCGTTGCCCGACGGACGCACTCAGATCGTGAGATATACAGCCGATTGGAAAAACGGATTTAATGCCgag GTTTCCTATGAAGGAGAAGCGCGGTATCCCGATCAACCCAACGGTTTTCCCGCAGGACCCTCCAAAACATACGTCCCACCAAACCAAGGCTAtcattactaa
- the LOC116775751 gene encoding nipped-B-like protein B isoform X2: MVLKCDKFRILLFMTLPISCFASHQDVAYKLRAENIHGIERGRRGQDNSGDSSSSTQPLLEDRAGTSDSEEDSGNKKLSLLTDSDDSRENKLSGNKNELKLNNEKSDAESKKLVKNDTNEEEKNSKETGKNKSGEQKRAEVEKVEIDKEKEKDKEKVKEKNLDSETSTRCTTDQIITIGDIKKLNTVENTDNEVDKTSGGDDNNDETKVVTDDQPVETDEPEKTVSKVYNGPKPAKAPDHYIDDV, from the exons atggttttaaaatgtgataaatTTCGTATTTTG ttatttATGACCCTGCCAATCAGTTGTTTCGCGTCCCATCAAGATGTCG catACAAGTTGAGGGCTGAAAATATTCACG GTATCGAGCGCG GACGACGAGGTCAAGATAATTCTGGTGATAGTTCAAGTTCAACGCAACCTTTGTTAGAAG ATCGAGCTGGGACAAGTGATTCAGAAGAAG attctggaaacaaaaaattat cACTTTTAACGGATTCGGATGATTCgagagaaaataaattaagtgggaataagaatgaattgaaattaaacaacGAGAAATCGGACGCAGAGTCCAAGAAATTGGTGAAGAATGATACAAATGAGGAAGAAAAGAATTCTAAAGAAACGGGCAAAAACAAATCAGGAGAACAGAAACGCGCGGAGGTAGAAAAAGTTGAGATAGATAAAGAGAAAGagaaagataaagaaaaagttaaaGAAAAGAATTTAGATTCAGAGACTTCAACAAGGTGTACAACAGATCAGATAATAACAA TTGGTGACATTAAAAAgc TTAATACCGTCGAAAATACTGACAACGAAG ttGATAAAACATCAGGTGGTGATGACAATAATGATGAAACCAAGGTCGTGACGGATGACCAGCCCGTTGAGACGGATG AACCAGAAAAGACTGTCAGTAAGGTCTATAATGGTCCGAAACCAGCCAAGGCTCCCGATCACTACATCGATGATGtttga
- the LOC116775662 gene encoding uncharacterized protein LOC116775662 isoform X2, with translation MFKKKYYWVLTVPVFFFMNVFLCDLLKNRSPNVPNSESVALFIPRQTSDMVTGCQFPNLSPFSKVAMKYDEQMPKVVCYGQDWVVCNMSECRVHEEILQSLKKVVCHYKDIIYVNDNKYEIADPVTRHGDEVYKLNRSDGFKVSCSGISKKWYEIFPKRWFGYKAGIRQIKATQPDENTINVLIVGFDSTSHNGIIRKMPKSYKFLKTEMEAVILNGYNIVGDGTPDALFPILSGMNELQHPPAKRRYSNNIFLDTEPFIFHTAKLNGYETAYFEDMPWVGTFQYRFNGFLRQPADHYLRSFLTEETKSGQKWYSGIQNRYCLGEKPQYLFLLDLTRQFMKLNSKRFCFTFMGDISHDDFNQISTVEDDFVDFLKHVKTNLLEDTLVIVMGDHGQRFGPIRATFEGKVEERMAFMSIILPEKLKRERKDALNYLKQNADVLTTPFDIHTTILDAIGLKQHASDYAVPNSNMKRGLSLLEPISVLRTCADADILPYWCVCMNGDWKTVTKTDPKFTEAGVALLSYVNRATNDLRELCAERKLKLISWVLINENKDSRAGQKITNYQALIITSPGHGIFEGMMEYDNEKDLFLIKSDKDVSRISAYSNEPACISKLHPHLNKYCYCKYLL, from the exons ATGttcaaaaaaaagtattactgGGTTTTAACTGTGCCGGTGTTTTTCtttatgaatgtatttttatgtgatttgCTAAAGAATCGTTCTCCAAATGTACCCAATTCTGAAAGTGTAGCGCTTTT tataCCCAGGCAGACATCTGACATGGTAACGGGATGTCAATTTCCGAATTTAAGTCCTTTTTCAAAGGTCGCTATGAAATACGACGAGCAAATGCCAAAAGTTGTTTGCTATGGCCAAGACTGGGTTGTATGCAAC ATGTCTGAATGTAGAGTACATGAAGAGATACTGCAAAGCTTGAAGAAGGTTGTATGTCactataaagatataatatatgtcaatgataataaatacgaaattGCTGATCCAGTGACACGTCACGGCGACGAGGTTTACAAACTGAATAGAAGCGATGGGTTTAAAGTGTCCTGTAGTGGAATTTCAAAGAAATG GTACGAAATATTCCCAAAGAGATGGTTTGGCTACAAAGCAGGCATCAGACAAATAAAAGCAACACAACCTGACGAAAATACAATAAACGTTTTAATCGTGGGTTTCGATTCAACTTCCCATAACGGTATTATTAGAAAGATGcctaaaagttataaatttttgaagacCGAAATGGAAGCAGTTATACTTAACGG TTACAATATAGTCGGAGACGGTACTCCTGACGCATTGTTCCCAATACTCTCAGGGATGAACGAGTTACAACATCCTCCAGCTAAAAGACGATACTCAAATAACATCTTCCTCGATACTGAACCATTCATATTCCACACGGCAAAACTTAATGg TTATGAAACAGCCTATTTCGAGGATATGCCGTGGGTCGGTACATTTCAGTACAGATTCAATGGATTCCTCCGGCAACCAGCGGATCACTATCTTCGATCCTTCTTAACAGAGGAAACCAAGAGTGGACAGAAGTGGTATTCTGGTATTCAGAATAGATACTGCTTGGGAGAGAAACCACAATACTTATTCCTACTGGATCTTACGAGACAA tttatgaaattaaattcaaagcGTTTCTGCTTTACATTTATGGGCGACATAAGCCACGACGATTTCAATCAGATATCGACAGTCGAAGATGACTTTGTGGACTTTCTGAAACACGTGAAAACAAATCTGTTGGAAGATACCTTAGTCATTGTCATGGGTGATCATGGACAAAG ATTTGGTCCAATACGCGCGACATTCGAAGGAAAAGTTGAAGAAAGGATGGCGTTTATGTCAATAATACTACCAGAGAAACTGAAAAGGGAACGCAAAGAtgcgttaaattatttaaaacagaacGCAGATGTTCTAACAACGCCATTCGACATACACACGACTATATTAGACGCTATTGGCTTGAAACAACACGCCAGTGATTACGCAGTACCAAACTCTAATATGAAGAGAGGGTTAAGTCTATTGGAGccg ATCTCAGTGTTGCGCACGTGTGCCGATGCTGATATACTGCCTTACTGGTGTGTGTGTATGAATGGTGATTGGAAGACAGTTACCAAAACCGATCCCAAGTTCACGGAGGCTGGGGTCGCTCTCCTCTCATACGTGAACAGAGCTACCAATGACCTAAG AGAACTATGCGCTGAAAGAAAACTGAAATTAATCAGCTGGGTGTTAATCAATGAGAACAAAGACTCGCGAGCGGGACAGAAGATTACGAATTACCAGGCATTG ATTATAACAAGTCCAGGGCACGGCATCTTCGAAGGTATGATGGAGTATGATAATGAGAAGGACTTGTTTCTTATAAAGTCTGATAAAGATGTCTCCAGAATATCCGC TTACAGCAATGAACCTGCCTGTATAAGTAAGTTACATCCACACCTGAACAAATATTGTTActgcaaatatttattgtaa
- the LOC116775750 gene encoding gastrula zinc finger protein XlCGF52.1-like: MEFINFLMNPKINQPCLLCFAQVNNCPTNIYSNFEIENKYFSANLNLKDMITYLFPEYDISLSQACESCTDLLIKMYIKLRNNKIIKTVILNLINDLNLELDKDGNILSRPCYLNINKSKLAIEKEWSPIYPNTVSSSENKIKGINIQKQCEECYKTFSSIKTYKLHIKTHKRRRQKTYYSCVHCDYKTLNKSSLQGHINKSHIKVRQFVCQVCFKSFYHKKNLTEHVRSHTKARDEVCEICGETFLHRKNLLEHLRLHNNVRPYECNICSKRFITSGRRSDHIKRTHREKNEVCLLCDKRFSLPKELTRHIKSVHS; this comes from the exons ATGGAgttcataaattttcttatgaaTCCAAAGATAAATCAGCCATGTTTATTGTGTTTTGCACAAGTTAATAACTGTCCAACAAACATTTACTctaattttgaaatagaaaacaaatactTCAGTgcgaatttaaacttaaaagacATGATAACATACTTATTTCCCGAATAT GATATAAGTTTGTCTCAAGCTTGTGAGTCATGTacagatttattaattaaaatgtatatcaaattaaggaataataaaattatcaaaactgTTAtcctaaatttaattaatgatttaaatttggaattagATAAAGACGGAAATATTTTGTCACGaccatgttatttaaatattaataaatccaaGCTAGCAATAGAAAAGGAATGGTCACCTATTTACCCAAACACTGTTAGTtcaagtgaaaataaaataaagggtattaatattcaaaagcaATGCGAGGAGTGTTATAAGACTTTTAGTTctattaaaacatacaaactacatataaaaactcACAAGAGAAGACGGCAAAAAACTTATTACTCATGTGTTCATTGTGactacaaaacattaaataagtcTTCACTGCAGggccatattaataaaagccaTATAAAAGTGAGGCAGTTTGTCTGTCAAGTATGTTTTAAAAGCTTCTACCATAAGAAAAATTTGACCGAACATGTACGGAGTCACACTAAAGCAAGAGATGAAGTTTGTGAGATATGCGGAGAGACATTTTTGCATCGGAAGAACTTGTTGGAACATTTGAGATTGCACAACAATGTAAGGCCATATGAGTGTAACATATGCAGTAAAAGGTTTATAACATCTGGACGTAGATCAGATCACATTAAAAGAACTCATAGAGAAAAGAATGAAGTCTGCTTACTCTGTGATAAGAGGTTTAGTTTACCAAAAGAACTTACCAGGCATATTAAGTCGGTGCACTCATAG
- the LOC116775656 gene encoding zinc finger protein 26-like, giving the protein MEATFDKFKGIKTYSRVNNVKSNNQTVTVNSTDKKVPLTTKNAVKFLLEGTLRLKVCRYCLSVTTSLSELDEILVIAVNSALHEVTIRDMVASFHPFKVTDDKNFPNKICSDCLNRTMNCYLFAQQCERSERSLRNCFEDMYDKFEKLDPIEPVKRRGKPKLNPNCNILYTEHNEVMNYAEPIINIINTDTVAIEDNFITELECQKCWQVLPTAESLLNHEKIHPKSMWYNCRLCGKSFVKRCHLKKHLKSHRQLSNSDNTETSYKCNDCGISSDTLSDHYQHIEKHKFKDMFEHLIEGNIGSFCAICMDKGLKMVELSEMVHLHGGYPALSRDLTIQNVLTATIPGIQLDSYMGNKICDSCVNHALNTYIFISKVQYVRNRLNTSVTLMLDNLNIDDPESNVMVEISKELILPSVKDADDTDDSDESDYKVEVLEDEFRVEYSESGSESDFKEDSIALSNDIQDQLKNVTKTYSKKVFNGFQMKNDEDSLDVCSEFLTFKKRVKTRKRAPKIRYTCPFCNKNFISDYFLKKHALKHINGTVECDLCYDQFKSKFHLFEHKKMMHLLQSQNYMTCNICGRTFETANKMKIHQKCHRYKECHLCNKYFISQKYYDIHMQRHAARFNTYRNRDEQTCSFCEKACSNENELSLHVNKVHLQIKPYSCDMCEKQYYTEYNLLSHKKLHSLPCKEICEFCNRVFKCRKNLVIHVRKHIGIKPHNCPVCRQAFYSDSIMKNHMKNYHGGKFCCRLCRTVLQSQFDLKTHINVAHSSM; this is encoded by the exons ATGGAAGCAACTTTCGACaaatttaaaggaataaaaacGTATTCTAgagtaaataatgttaaatcaaACAATCAGACTGTTACCGTGAATTCTACAGATAAAAAAGTACCTTTAACTACCAAGAACGCTGTAAAATTTCTTCTAGAAGGAACTCTAAGGTTAAAAGTCTGTAGGTATTGTCTTAGCGTCACTACTTCACTATCTGAATTGGATGAAATTCTGGTGATAGCTGTAAATAGCGCACTGCACGAGGTCACCATACGTGATATGGTAGCAAGCTTCCATCCTTTCAag gttaccgatgataaaaattttccaaACAAGATATGTTCAGATTGTTTGAACCGAACAATGAATTGCTACCTGTTTGCCCAGCAATGTGAACGATCCGAAAGATCATTACGGAATTGTTTCGAGgatatgtatgataaatttGAGAAACTTGATCCGATCGAACCCGTAAAACGGAGAGGCAAACCTAAATTGAATCCCAACTGTAACATTTTGTACACAGAACACAACGAAGTCATGAATTACGCTGAAcccataataaatattatcaacacTGATACTGTTGCCATAGAAGATAATTTCATCACTGAGTTGGAATGCCAGAAATGTTGGCAAGTTTTACCGACGGCAGAATCACTATTAAATCATGAGAAAATACATCCGAAATCCATGTGGTACAACTGTAGGTTGTGTGGGAAGTCGTTTGTTAAACGATGCCATTTgaagaaacatttaaaatctcACAGACAACTCAGTAATTCGGATAACACTGAAACTTCATACAAATGCAATGACTGCGGCATCAGCAGCGACACATTATCAGATCACTATCAGCACATAGAGAAACACAAGTTCAAAGATATGTTTGAGCATTTAATTGAGGGGAATATTGGTAGCTTTTGTGCTATCTGTATGGATAAAGGTCTGAAAATGGTCGAGTTGTCCGAAATGGTACATTTACACGGAGGTTATCCCGCTTTAAGTAGGGACTTGACCATTCAGAATGTATTGACAGCAACCATTCCTGGT attCAACTCGATAGCTACATGGGGAATAAAATCTGCGACAGCTGTGTCAATCACGCTCTGAacacgtatatatttataagcaaAGTACAATATGTCCGGAACAGATTGAACACTTCGGTAACACTTATGTTGGATAATCTGAATATAGATGATCCAGAGAGTAATGTTATGGTCGAAATATCTAAGGAACTGATACTACCATCTGTAAAAGATGCTGATGATACAGATGATTCAGATGAATCCGACTACAAAGTAGAGGTTTTAGAAGACGAATTCCGGGTAGAATACAGCGAGAGCGGGTCGGAATCGGATTTTAAAGAGGATTCTATAGCCTTGAGCAACGATATCCAAGATCAACTCAAAAATGTCACTAAGACATACAGCAAGAAAGTTTTCAATGGATTTCAAATGAAGAATGATGAAGACAGTCTAGACGTTTGCAGCGAATTCCTAACTTTCAAGAAGAGAGTGAAAACCAGAAAACGCGCCCCAAAAATACGTTACACCTGCCcattctgtaataaaaacttcatatCAGATTACTTCCTCAAGAAGCACGCTCTGAAACACATCAACGGGACGGTTGAATGCGACTTATGTTACGACCAGTTCAAATCGAAGTTCCATCTCTTCGAACACAAGAAGATGATGCATCTATTGCAATCACAGAACTATATGACGTGCAACATCTGCGGTAGAACCTTCGAAACTgcgaacaaaatgaaaatacatcAGAAATGCCACAGATATAAGGAGTGCCACCTgtgtaacaaatatttcatcagCCAGAAGTACTATGACATTCATATGCAACGGCACGCGGCCAGGTTCAACACATACAGGAACAGGGACGAACAGACATGTAGTTTTTGCGAGAAGGCCTGTTCCAACGAAAACGAACTCTCTCTCCATGTCAATAAAGTCCATTTACAGATAAAACCGTACAGTTGCGATATGTGCGAAAAGCAGTATTACACGGAATACAACTTGCTGAGTCACAAAAAGCTTCACAGTCTACCATGCAAGGAGATTTGTGAATTTTGTAACAGAGTATTCAAATGTAGGAAGAATTTGGTCATACACGTCAGAAAGCATATAGGCATAAAACCACACAACTGTCCTGTTTGCAGACAAGCATTCTATTCAGACAGCATAATGAAGAATCACATGAAAAATTACCACGGAGGTAAATTCTGTTGTAGATTATGCCGGACTGTTCTCCAGAGCCAGTTCGATTTGAAAACTCATATAAACGTTGCCCACAGTTCCATGTAG
- the LOC116775665 gene encoding uncharacterized protein LOC116775665 gives MLFLLLIGFLTVTSADKRCRGVYIDDKYYNLDIVKEGINKLHDLVINRHENAIYFTFEDLTEIPTRLLGHLDLYTNKASVIHGIRNATAVAIDQSYNKVYVGGSDGLFKINDKKIPERLPIQDDIRHMHYNNGLYFTNNQGRAFKFEDGFASPVPELRGLEVEQFIFDNDNNIFFIRGKKLFTVKLGTRAVNTYERHEANAIATDIYSKAYLCASDGLYMYNKYKFIFDKIGNLPNIKALTFDKDNNPIYTVSDLIVKLRLSSIGCFED, from the coding sequence atgcTGTTTCTACTACTGATTGGTTTCTTGACCGTGACATCAGCTGATAAAAGATGTCGCGGGGTGTACATAGACGATAAATACTACAACTTGGACATTGTTAAGGAAGGAATAAACAAATTACACGATTTAGTCATCAATAGACACGAAAATGCTATTTACTTTACATTCGAGGATTTAACAGAAATACCCACTAGACTTTTAGGTCACTTAGATTTGTATACGAATAAGGCAAGCGTTATACACGGCATACGAAACGCTACCGCCGTAGCTATAGACCAATCCTACAATAAAGTCTACGTGGGCGGTTCCGATGGTCTATTCAAGATAAACGATAAGAAAATTCCAGAAAGACTGCCAATACAAGACGATATAAGGCACATGCATTACAATAACGGATTATACTTCACTAACAACCAAGGAAGAGCTTTTAAATTTGAAGATGGCTTCGCGTCTCCAGTACCGGAATTACGCGGACTAGAGGTCGAGCAATTCATATTTgacaatgataataatatatttttcatacgcggtaagaaattatttactgtCAAATTGGGAACAAGAGCTGTCAATACTTACGAAAGACATGAAGCAAATGCCATAGCAACGGATATATATTCTAAAGCCTATTTGTGTGCTAGTGACGGGCTTTAcatgtacaataaatataaattcattttcgATAAAATAGGTAATTTACCTAATATTAAAGCTCTAACATTCGATAAAGACAATAACCCCATTTATACCGTCTCTGATTTGATTGTCAAACTAAGACTAAGTTCGATTGGTTGTTTtgaagattaa
- the LOC116775751 gene encoding nipped-B-like protein B isoform X1: MVLKCDKFRILLFMTLPISCFASHQDVAYKLRAENIHDYGERLSSIERGRRGQDNSGDSSSSTQPLLEDRAGTSDSEEDSGNKKLSLLTDSDDSRENKLSGNKNELKLNNEKSDAESKKLVKNDTNEEEKNSKETGKNKSGEQKRAEVEKVEIDKEKEKDKEKVKEKNLDSETSTRCTTDQIITIGDIKKLNTVENTDNEVDKTSGGDDNNDETKVVTDDQPVETDEPEKTVSKVYNGPKPAKAPDHYIDDV; encoded by the exons atggttttaaaatgtgataaatTTCGTATTTTG ttatttATGACCCTGCCAATCAGTTGTTTCGCGTCCCATCAAGATGTCG catACAAGTTGAGGGCTGAAAATATTCACG attatggCGAAAGATTGTCGA GTATCGAGCGCG GACGACGAGGTCAAGATAATTCTGGTGATAGTTCAAGTTCAACGCAACCTTTGTTAGAAG ATCGAGCTGGGACAAGTGATTCAGAAGAAG attctggaaacaaaaaattat cACTTTTAACGGATTCGGATGATTCgagagaaaataaattaagtgggaataagaatgaattgaaattaaacaacGAGAAATCGGACGCAGAGTCCAAGAAATTGGTGAAGAATGATACAAATGAGGAAGAAAAGAATTCTAAAGAAACGGGCAAAAACAAATCAGGAGAACAGAAACGCGCGGAGGTAGAAAAAGTTGAGATAGATAAAGAGAAAGagaaagataaagaaaaagttaaaGAAAAGAATTTAGATTCAGAGACTTCAACAAGGTGTACAACAGATCAGATAATAACAA TTGGTGACATTAAAAAgc TTAATACCGTCGAAAATACTGACAACGAAG ttGATAAAACATCAGGTGGTGATGACAATAATGATGAAACCAAGGTCGTGACGGATGACCAGCCCGTTGAGACGGATG AACCAGAAAAGACTGTCAGTAAGGTCTATAATGGTCCGAAACCAGCCAAGGCTCCCGATCACTACATCGATGATGtttga
- the LOC116775751 gene encoding nipped-B-like protein B isoform X3 gives MVLKCDKFRILLFMTLPISCFASHQDVAYKLRAENIHDYGERLSSIERGRRGQDNSGDSSSSTQPLLEDRAGTSDSEEDSGNKKLSLLTDSDDSRENKLSGNKNELKLNNEKSDAESKKLVKNDTNEEEKNSKETGKNKSGEQKRAEVEKVEIDKEKEKDKEKVKEKNLDSETSTRCTTDQIITIGDIKKLNTVENTDNEVDKTSGGDDNNDETKVVTDDQPVETDGVNGLLGVGYR, from the exons atggttttaaaatgtgataaatTTCGTATTTTG ttatttATGACCCTGCCAATCAGTTGTTTCGCGTCCCATCAAGATGTCG catACAAGTTGAGGGCTGAAAATATTCACG attatggCGAAAGATTGTCGA GTATCGAGCGCG GACGACGAGGTCAAGATAATTCTGGTGATAGTTCAAGTTCAACGCAACCTTTGTTAGAAG ATCGAGCTGGGACAAGTGATTCAGAAGAAG attctggaaacaaaaaattat cACTTTTAACGGATTCGGATGATTCgagagaaaataaattaagtgggaataagaatgaattgaaattaaacaacGAGAAATCGGACGCAGAGTCCAAGAAATTGGTGAAGAATGATACAAATGAGGAAGAAAAGAATTCTAAAGAAACGGGCAAAAACAAATCAGGAGAACAGAAACGCGCGGAGGTAGAAAAAGTTGAGATAGATAAAGAGAAAGagaaagataaagaaaaagttaaaGAAAAGAATTTAGATTCAGAGACTTCAACAAGGTGTACAACAGATCAGATAATAACAA TTGGTGACATTAAAAAgc TTAATACCGTCGAAAATACTGACAACGAAG ttGATAAAACATCAGGTGGTGATGACAATAATGATGAAACCAAGGTCGTGACGGATGACCAGCCCGTTGAGACGGATG GTGTGAACGGTTTGCTCGGCGTCGGATACAGATAA